One region of Aphelocoma coerulescens isolate FSJ_1873_10779 chromosome 12, UR_Acoe_1.0, whole genome shotgun sequence genomic DNA includes:
- the TASOR gene encoding protein TASOR isoform X1 — protein sequence MADAVIRSGGEMELEQHQRTEKTSAGVLGVESNRAGAAEDTTQNGGRSESGSAGEALLVAAAAAEDKVPTNLSISSSQRRSSISTANEQQQPPSGMLGGPPPLPKPPEDQQPVRRNFQIPRKSREKKALFQPVPLSSREFEDILKILHSSYLAQSSVSKFKYKRASLVHSELLEKEFTEKRRELKFDGRMEKELSESYAFLMVDRGQIQSICEKGLQVGHSKITILGSPSMGVYISKYADLLQPNPLESGATGDVIVFKIIKGKMKSIYDHTGMKATESTVKSVLDPTPKHECHVAKNANKVTSLLAYRAYELTQYYFYEYGFDEIRRRPRHVCPYAVVSFTYKDDMVQGPKFVPPSRPNTFHTDRSTEKSNITLWRGQLWNKGKLVCHVSLKSAALPFLPCKLPEKLEVEKVVSIDQLKKKFSPALFFKETYQGGKEVLKNGMHCSLYEVVEKSRSGSHLEGLLQKLEKEKLVLVKPLVDRGFLFLLSPWQMMSPYDHQTGWSHVLHALFLFPEPRGVINSAQKSVPYGTQKNSTTMVLHERKEIVSELTKLIQSLHFAFIRSRKDSSADFNVVVEKYIHEYFKKLYSGTGREFILHEYSSRLDDKPFLYPAPRYKAHIDSCLQNYIFGCEAYQLLVSRAKELLDRNRKPQRFSPISDYEATEEYSDFAKAKCGKRIRSKYEAPAAKQKLPPPGDDDTERLKELINLIQCRKKNVGGDSDSEDPRIRSGVKRKLENQPENLQKYLKMSDSSENICQYEGGRTLDSPHSVFSMNSEHGGHESDFRQVDVSDPAADTPGLLKVLLERLATADRWDPARAQSVSQALAIGTEEIEEDMRQKYEYESIPAQDRDDHELPNIAQADSVTFTDPQSPAMLEAGVLCLPYPVDVSLQLPPNEAGLEHTLHLQEASTGNTFEDYSACPSAPIEHGYRTQHPISNNVGEVGMHWKLIPITGLKSPEEPLEYLPPTDALPNDPRVVNRQRNSDYQFPCSPFSDTQKGTAEDGHYAGQVEKPEDQYELTDHPFTAKHSISAVIETALLEEYKLFARKIQEILEQKNIAYVSGMSTPVLSAQERIMRLSEHISLQASEVSVQEYIETLSEKLSSVILASSCMKQTPPVYSSPEALEVVSSTAPRPVPDTVAVCRDSDTAPLPEPLCNNLGEELHSHEQPSASLPPGKEKMGHGNAKPEDQTSSAGDLVEPPEKTQKSPENLNVSTQPAFSDFISQLKPEDFNSLVKIMKHVQKNIVQFYVHEEEESVLCREIKEYLRKLGNTECHPEQFLKRRADSDKLLIIIQNEDIANLIHKIPGLVTLKRLSCVSFAGVDSLDDVKNRTYNELFVSGGFLVSDESVLNPESITTDKLKQFLKFLEDLNTPEGKWQWKVHCKIQKKLKELGRMNANALNLLTLLNTYQKKHLVEILSYHNCDSQTRNAPELDCLIRLQAQNIQQRHVVFLTEKNLKTFSSYVDNGIVVAAVDDFMCNFKNLVGYHNSVTEQNHLPPCSAGQRQSVLVEKDEKDEEDMSLDSGDELSKIEICSDASKFDTHVEALQTEAKGPHGVDAKDSCLSVTELSPEAQTGLVEKTYKTDLEEKQPITPVSTTCSAEGEKQNAVEQTPFSNFQVYSRQLNMSHQFSHFNVLTHQTFLGTTYPISPANQNQEGSNYFLSAYTQSMDTEKSSSPRGWDSCCDSSRPYSENK from the exons cACTCTTTCAGCCAGTACCTCTAAGTTCTCGAGAATTTGAGGATATTTTGAAGATCCTGCATTCTTCCTACTTGGCTCAAAGTTCAGTGTCCAAGTTTAAATACAAGAGAGCCAGCTTAGTTCATAGTGAACTGTTGGAAAAGGAA TTCACAGAAAAACGCAGAGAGCTGAAATTCGATGGGCGCATGGAGAAGGAGCTCTCGGAAAGCTACGCATTCCTCATGGTGGATCGGGGCCAG ATCCAGAGCATATGTGAAAAGGGGCTGCAGGTTGGCCACTCCAAAATCACAATTCTCGGCAGCCCTTCCATGG GCGTATATATCTCCAAGTATGCTGATTTATTGCAGCCTAATCCTCTAGAATCTGGAGCAACTGGAGATgtgattgtttttaaaataataaag GGGAAAATGAAAAGCATATATGACCACACTGGTATGAAAGCAACGGAATCAACTGTCAAGAGTGTGTTGGATCCCACCCCAAAGCACGAGTGTCATGTTGCAAAGAATGCAAATAAAGTCACCTCCTTGCTGGCTTACCGAGCCTATGAACTTACTCAG TACTACTTTTATGAATACGGCTTTGATGAGATCAGGCGAAGACCAAGACATGTTTGTCCTTATGCTGTTGTTTCATTTACTTACAAAGACGACATGGTACAAGGACCAAAATTTGTACCCCCATCAAG ACCAAACACCTTCCACACAGATAGAAGTACAG AGAAATCTAACATTACATTGTGGAGGGGACAACTTTGGAATAAAGGCAAACTTGTGTGCCACGTTTCCCTAAAATCAGCAGCACTACCTTTCCTTCCATGCAAGCT TCCTGAGAAGCTTGAGGTTGAAAAAGTTGTCAGCATTGATCAGTTGAAGAAAAAATTTTCACCAGCATTGTTCTTTAAAGAAACTTaccaaggaggaaaagaag TGTTGAAGAATGGCATGCACTGTAGCCTGTATGAAGTTGTGGAGAAGTCCCGTTCTGGGAGTCACTTAGAGGGTTTACTTCAAAAACTAGAGAAAGAGAAACTT GTCCTTGTGAAACCACTTGTGGACAGaggatttctctttcttctttctccttggcaAATGATGTCCCCTTATG ACCACCAAACTGGATGGTCCCATGTGCTTCATGCATTGTTTCTGTTTCCAGAGCCTAGAGGTGTAATTAACTCAG CACAAAAAAGTGTTCCATATGGAACACAGAAAAATTCAACTACCATGGTTTTgcatgaaagaaaggaaatcgTTTCAGAACTCACAAAGCTGATTCAGTCTCtacattttgcttttattcGGTCCCGTAAAGACAGTAGTGCAGATTTCAATGTTGTTGTGGAAAAGTACATACatgagtattttaaaaaactctACAGTGGCACTGGTAGAGAATTTATATTACATGAGTACTCATCACGGCTGGATGACAAACCATTTCTGTATCCTGCCCCGAGATACAAAGCTCACATTGACAGCTGCTTACAGAACTATATTTTTGGTTGTGAGGCCTATCAGCTCCTCGTTTCCAGAGCTAAGGAACTGCTGGACAGAAATCGGAAGCCTCAGCGCTTCAGTCCCATCTCAGATTACGAAGCTACGGAAGAGTACTCTGACTTTGCCAAGGCAAAATGTGGGAAAAGAATCCGTTCCAAATATGAAGCCCCTGCTGCCAAACAAAAACTGCCTCCTCCTGGAGATGATGATACTGAAAGACTCAAAGAACTTATTAATTTGATCCAGTGTAGGAAGAAAAATGTAGGTGGAGATTCTGATTCTGAAGACCCCAGAATTAGAAGTGGTGTGAAAAGAAAGCTGGAAAACCAACCTGAAAATTTACAGAAATATCTAAAAATGAGTGACTCTTCAGAGAATATTTGTCAGTATGAAG GGGGCAGAACCTTGGATTCACCACACTCTGTGTTCTCAATGAATTCTGAACATGGTGGCCACGAGAGTGACTTCAGGCAGGTGGATGTGTCTGACCCTGCTGCCGACACACCTGGGCTCCTCAAAGTACTGCTGGAGAGGCTGGCCACTGCCGACCGCTGGGACCCGGCCCGGGCACAGTCTGTCAGTCAAGCCTTAGCAATAGGCACTGAGGAAATTGAAGAGGATATGAGACAAAAATATGAATATGAATCCATTCCAGCTCAGGACAGAGATGATCACGAGCTTCCTAACATTGCTCAGGCTGACAGTGTTACCTTCACGGACccgcagagcccggccatgctgGAAGCTGGCGTGCTGTGCTTGCCCTACCCTGTCGATGTCAGTCTGCAGCTCCCACCTAATGAAGCAGGCCTTGAGCACACACTACATTTGCAA gAAGCAAGCACTGGGAATACCTTTGAAGACTACAGTGCCTGTCCCAGTGCACCTATAGAACATGGCTATCGCACGCAACATCCCATCTCAAATAATGTGGGGGAAGTTGGAATGCACTGGAAACTTATTCCAATTACAG GTCTGAAATCACCAGAAGAGCCACTGGAGTACTTGCCACCAACAGATGCACTTCCCAATGACCCCCGGGTAGTAAATCGACAGAGGAATTCTGATTATCAGTTTCCATGCTCTCCATTCTCAGACACACAGAAGGGGACAGCAGAAGATGGACATTACGCAGGACAAGTGGAGAAACCTGAAGATCAGTATGAGCTGACAGATCACCCTTTTACAGCTAAGCATTCCATTAGTGCAGTAATAGAGACAGCACTGTTAGAAGAATATAAGCTCTTTGCAAGAAAGATTCAAGAAATTTTGGAGCAAAAGAACATTGCTTATGTCAGTGGCATGTCCACACCAGTCCTGTCTGCCCAAGAGAGGATAATGAGACTTTCTGAACACATCAGTTTGCAGGCATCAGAGGTTTCTGTCCAAGAATATATAGAGACCCTGAGTGAAAAGTTGAGTAGTGTCATTTTGGCTTCTTCATGCATGAAGCAGACTCCCCCAGTCTATTCTAGTCCTGAGGCACTGGAGGTGGTGAGCAGCACTGCCCCCAGGCCTGTGCCCGACACGGTGGCCGTGTGCAGGGACAGCGACACGGCGCCGCTCCCAGAGCCACTGTGCAATAACCTGGGGGAAGAGCTGCACTCTCATGAGCAGCCTTCAGCAAGCCTCCccccaggaaaggagaaaatgggTCATGGGAATGCTAAACCAGAGGATCAGACTTCTTCTGCTGGTGATCTCGTGGAACCACCAGAAAAGACTCAGAAATCCCCAGAGAACTTAAATGTTTCAACTCAACCAGctttttctgattttataaGTCAGTTAAAACCTGAAGACTTTAACAGCTTGGTCAAAATTATGAAACATGTACAGAAAAACATTGTCCAATTTTATGTTCATGAAGAGGAAGAAAGTGTTCTCTGCAGAGAAATCAAG GAATATCTTAGAAAGTTAGGGAATACAGAGTGCCACCCAGAGCAGTTCCTTAAAAGAAGAGCTGATTCAGATAAACTATTGATCATTATCCAAAATGAAGACATTGCCAACCTCATCCATAAG ATCCCTGGCCTGGTGACTCTGAAGAGGCTCTCCTGTGTCAGCTTTGCAGGGGTTGATAGTTTGGATGATGTGAAAAATCGCACTTACAATGAGCTGTTTGTTTCTGGGGGTTTTCTTGTGTCAGATGAATCTGTCCTTAACCCAGAGTCCATCACTACAG ATAAACTAAAACAGTTCCTGaagtttctggaggatctcaaTACGCCAGAGGGGAAATGGCAGTGGAAAGTCCactgcaaaatacaaaaaaaacttAAAGAACTGGGGAG GATGAATGCCAATGCCCTGAACCTGCTCACCCTTCTGAACACCTATCAAAAGAAGCACTTGGTTGAGATTCTGTCTTACCATAACTGTGATTCTCAAACTCGAAATGCTCCAGAACTGGACTGTCTCATCAGGCTTCAGGCTCAAAACATACAACAGAGACACGTTGTCTTCCTAACAG AAAAGAATCTCAAAACGTTCTCGAGTTACGTTGATAATGGCATAGTGGTTGCTGCTGTTGATGACTTTATGTGTAACTTCAAAAATCTCGTTGGGTATCACAACTCTGTTACTGAGCAGAACCACCTTCCTCCCTGCAGTGCTGGCCAAAGACAATCAG TTCTTGTAGAAAAGGATGAAAAGGATGAGGAGGACATGTCTCTGGATTCAGGGGATGAGTTGTCAAAAATAGAAATCTGCAGTGATGCCTCTAAGTTTGATACTCATGTGGAAGCTTTGCAGACAGAGGCCAAGGGCCCACATGGAGTAGATGCTAAAGACAGCTGCTTATCAGTTACAGAGTTATCTCCTGAAGCACAAACTGGCCTTGTGGAAAAGACTTACAAAACTGACTTGGAAGAGAAGCAGCCAATTACTCCAGTTTCTACAACATGCTCtgctgaaggagaaaaacaaaatgcagtTGAACAAACTCCTTTCAGTAACTTCCAGGTTTATAGCAGACAATTAAACATGTCCCATCAATTCAGCCACTTTAATGTACTCACTCATCAGACTTTTCTGGGGACAACATACCCAATTTCTCCTGCAAATCAAAACCAAGAAGGGAGCAATTATTTTCTATCTGCCTACACTCAGAGCATGGATACAGAAAAGTCATCATCACCTCGTGgctgggatagctgctgtgatTCTTCCAGGCcatattcagaaaataaatga
- the TASOR gene encoding protein TASOR isoform X4 has protein sequence MADAVIRSGGEMELEQHQRTEKTSAGVLGVESNRAGAAEDTTQNGGRSESGSAGEALLVAAAAAEDKVPTNLSISSSQRRSSISTANEQQQPPSGMLGGPPPLPKPPEDQQPVRRNFQIPRKSREKKALFQPVPLSSREFEDILKILHSSYLAQSSVSKFKYKRASLVHSELLEKEFTEKRRELKFDGRMEKELSESYAFLMVDRGQIQSICEKGLQVGHSKITILGSPSMGVYISKYADLLQPNPLESGATGDVIVFKIIKGKMKSIYDHTGMKATESTVKSVLDPTPKHECHVAKNANKVTSLLAYRAYELTQYYFYEYGFDEIRRRPRHVCPYAVVSFTYKDDMVQGPKFVPPSRPNTFHTDRSTEKSNITLWRGQLWNKGKLVCHVSLKSAALPFLPCKLPEKLEVEKVVSIDQLKKKFSPALFFKETYQGGKEVLKNGMHCSLYEVVEKSRSGSHLEGLLQKLEKEKLVLVKPLVDRGFLFLLSPWQMMSPYDHQTGWSHVLHALFLFPEPRGVINSAQKSVPYGTQKNSTTMVLHERKEIVSELTKLIQSLHFAFIRSRKDSSADFNVVVEKYIHEYFKKLYSGTGREFILHEYSSRLDDKPFLYPAPRYKAHIDSCLQNYIFGCEAYQLLVSRAKELLDRNRKPQRFSPISDYEATEEYSDFAKAKCGKRIRSKYEAPAAKQKLPPPGDDDTERLKELINLIQCRKKNVGGDSDSEDPRIRSGVKRKLENQPENLQKYLKMSDSSENICQYEGGRTLDSPHSVFSMNSEHGGHESDFRQVDVSDPAADTPGLLKVLLERLATADRWDPARAQSVSQALAIGTEEIEEDMRQKYEYESIPAQDRDDHELPNIAQADSVTFTDPQSPAMLEAGVLCLPYPVDVSLQLPPNEAGLEHTLHLQEASTGNTFEDYSACPSAPIEHGYRTQHPISNNVGEVGMHWKLIPITGLKSPEEPLEYLPPTDALPNDPRVVNRQRNSDYQFPCSPFSDTQKGTAEDGHYAGQVEKPEDQYELTDHPFTAKHSISAVIETALLEEYKLFARKIQEILEQKNIAYVSGMSTPVLSAQERIMRLSEHISLQASEVSVQEYIETLSEKLSSVILASSCMKQTPPVYSSPEALEVVSSTAPRPVPDTVAVCRDSDTAPLPEPLCNNLGEELHSHEQPSASLPPGKEKMGHGNAKPEDQTSSAGDLVEPPEKTQKSPENLNVSTQPAFSDFISQLKPEDFNSLVKIMKHVQKNIVQFYVHEEEESVLCREIKEYLRKLGNTECHPEQFLKRRADSDKLLIIIQNEDIANLIHKIPGLVTLKRLSCVSFAGVDSLDDVKNRTYNELFVSGGFLVSDESVLNPESITTDKLKQFLKFLEDLNTPEGKWQWKVHCKIQKKLKELGRMNANALNLLTLLNTYQKKHLVEILSYHNCDSQTRNAPELDCLIRLQAQNIQQRHVVFLTEKNLKTFSSYVDNGIVVAAVDDFMCNFKNLVGYHNSVTEQNHLPPCSAGQRQSDAVLTLSPLELGVGISQH, from the exons cACTCTTTCAGCCAGTACCTCTAAGTTCTCGAGAATTTGAGGATATTTTGAAGATCCTGCATTCTTCCTACTTGGCTCAAAGTTCAGTGTCCAAGTTTAAATACAAGAGAGCCAGCTTAGTTCATAGTGAACTGTTGGAAAAGGAA TTCACAGAAAAACGCAGAGAGCTGAAATTCGATGGGCGCATGGAGAAGGAGCTCTCGGAAAGCTACGCATTCCTCATGGTGGATCGGGGCCAG ATCCAGAGCATATGTGAAAAGGGGCTGCAGGTTGGCCACTCCAAAATCACAATTCTCGGCAGCCCTTCCATGG GCGTATATATCTCCAAGTATGCTGATTTATTGCAGCCTAATCCTCTAGAATCTGGAGCAACTGGAGATgtgattgtttttaaaataataaag GGGAAAATGAAAAGCATATATGACCACACTGGTATGAAAGCAACGGAATCAACTGTCAAGAGTGTGTTGGATCCCACCCCAAAGCACGAGTGTCATGTTGCAAAGAATGCAAATAAAGTCACCTCCTTGCTGGCTTACCGAGCCTATGAACTTACTCAG TACTACTTTTATGAATACGGCTTTGATGAGATCAGGCGAAGACCAAGACATGTTTGTCCTTATGCTGTTGTTTCATTTACTTACAAAGACGACATGGTACAAGGACCAAAATTTGTACCCCCATCAAG ACCAAACACCTTCCACACAGATAGAAGTACAG AGAAATCTAACATTACATTGTGGAGGGGACAACTTTGGAATAAAGGCAAACTTGTGTGCCACGTTTCCCTAAAATCAGCAGCACTACCTTTCCTTCCATGCAAGCT TCCTGAGAAGCTTGAGGTTGAAAAAGTTGTCAGCATTGATCAGTTGAAGAAAAAATTTTCACCAGCATTGTTCTTTAAAGAAACTTaccaaggaggaaaagaag TGTTGAAGAATGGCATGCACTGTAGCCTGTATGAAGTTGTGGAGAAGTCCCGTTCTGGGAGTCACTTAGAGGGTTTACTTCAAAAACTAGAGAAAGAGAAACTT GTCCTTGTGAAACCACTTGTGGACAGaggatttctctttcttctttctccttggcaAATGATGTCCCCTTATG ACCACCAAACTGGATGGTCCCATGTGCTTCATGCATTGTTTCTGTTTCCAGAGCCTAGAGGTGTAATTAACTCAG CACAAAAAAGTGTTCCATATGGAACACAGAAAAATTCAACTACCATGGTTTTgcatgaaagaaaggaaatcgTTTCAGAACTCACAAAGCTGATTCAGTCTCtacattttgcttttattcGGTCCCGTAAAGACAGTAGTGCAGATTTCAATGTTGTTGTGGAAAAGTACATACatgagtattttaaaaaactctACAGTGGCACTGGTAGAGAATTTATATTACATGAGTACTCATCACGGCTGGATGACAAACCATTTCTGTATCCTGCCCCGAGATACAAAGCTCACATTGACAGCTGCTTACAGAACTATATTTTTGGTTGTGAGGCCTATCAGCTCCTCGTTTCCAGAGCTAAGGAACTGCTGGACAGAAATCGGAAGCCTCAGCGCTTCAGTCCCATCTCAGATTACGAAGCTACGGAAGAGTACTCTGACTTTGCCAAGGCAAAATGTGGGAAAAGAATCCGTTCCAAATATGAAGCCCCTGCTGCCAAACAAAAACTGCCTCCTCCTGGAGATGATGATACTGAAAGACTCAAAGAACTTATTAATTTGATCCAGTGTAGGAAGAAAAATGTAGGTGGAGATTCTGATTCTGAAGACCCCAGAATTAGAAGTGGTGTGAAAAGAAAGCTGGAAAACCAACCTGAAAATTTACAGAAATATCTAAAAATGAGTGACTCTTCAGAGAATATTTGTCAGTATGAAG GGGGCAGAACCTTGGATTCACCACACTCTGTGTTCTCAATGAATTCTGAACATGGTGGCCACGAGAGTGACTTCAGGCAGGTGGATGTGTCTGACCCTGCTGCCGACACACCTGGGCTCCTCAAAGTACTGCTGGAGAGGCTGGCCACTGCCGACCGCTGGGACCCGGCCCGGGCACAGTCTGTCAGTCAAGCCTTAGCAATAGGCACTGAGGAAATTGAAGAGGATATGAGACAAAAATATGAATATGAATCCATTCCAGCTCAGGACAGAGATGATCACGAGCTTCCTAACATTGCTCAGGCTGACAGTGTTACCTTCACGGACccgcagagcccggccatgctgGAAGCTGGCGTGCTGTGCTTGCCCTACCCTGTCGATGTCAGTCTGCAGCTCCCACCTAATGAAGCAGGCCTTGAGCACACACTACATTTGCAA gAAGCAAGCACTGGGAATACCTTTGAAGACTACAGTGCCTGTCCCAGTGCACCTATAGAACATGGCTATCGCACGCAACATCCCATCTCAAATAATGTGGGGGAAGTTGGAATGCACTGGAAACTTATTCCAATTACAG GTCTGAAATCACCAGAAGAGCCACTGGAGTACTTGCCACCAACAGATGCACTTCCCAATGACCCCCGGGTAGTAAATCGACAGAGGAATTCTGATTATCAGTTTCCATGCTCTCCATTCTCAGACACACAGAAGGGGACAGCAGAAGATGGACATTACGCAGGACAAGTGGAGAAACCTGAAGATCAGTATGAGCTGACAGATCACCCTTTTACAGCTAAGCATTCCATTAGTGCAGTAATAGAGACAGCACTGTTAGAAGAATATAAGCTCTTTGCAAGAAAGATTCAAGAAATTTTGGAGCAAAAGAACATTGCTTATGTCAGTGGCATGTCCACACCAGTCCTGTCTGCCCAAGAGAGGATAATGAGACTTTCTGAACACATCAGTTTGCAGGCATCAGAGGTTTCTGTCCAAGAATATATAGAGACCCTGAGTGAAAAGTTGAGTAGTGTCATTTTGGCTTCTTCATGCATGAAGCAGACTCCCCCAGTCTATTCTAGTCCTGAGGCACTGGAGGTGGTGAGCAGCACTGCCCCCAGGCCTGTGCCCGACACGGTGGCCGTGTGCAGGGACAGCGACACGGCGCCGCTCCCAGAGCCACTGTGCAATAACCTGGGGGAAGAGCTGCACTCTCATGAGCAGCCTTCAGCAAGCCTCCccccaggaaaggagaaaatgggTCATGGGAATGCTAAACCAGAGGATCAGACTTCTTCTGCTGGTGATCTCGTGGAACCACCAGAAAAGACTCAGAAATCCCCAGAGAACTTAAATGTTTCAACTCAACCAGctttttctgattttataaGTCAGTTAAAACCTGAAGACTTTAACAGCTTGGTCAAAATTATGAAACATGTACAGAAAAACATTGTCCAATTTTATGTTCATGAAGAGGAAGAAAGTGTTCTCTGCAGAGAAATCAAG GAATATCTTAGAAAGTTAGGGAATACAGAGTGCCACCCAGAGCAGTTCCTTAAAAGAAGAGCTGATTCAGATAAACTATTGATCATTATCCAAAATGAAGACATTGCCAACCTCATCCATAAG ATCCCTGGCCTGGTGACTCTGAAGAGGCTCTCCTGTGTCAGCTTTGCAGGGGTTGATAGTTTGGATGATGTGAAAAATCGCACTTACAATGAGCTGTTTGTTTCTGGGGGTTTTCTTGTGTCAGATGAATCTGTCCTTAACCCAGAGTCCATCACTACAG ATAAACTAAAACAGTTCCTGaagtttctggaggatctcaaTACGCCAGAGGGGAAATGGCAGTGGAAAGTCCactgcaaaatacaaaaaaaacttAAAGAACTGGGGAG GATGAATGCCAATGCCCTGAACCTGCTCACCCTTCTGAACACCTATCAAAAGAAGCACTTGGTTGAGATTCTGTCTTACCATAACTGTGATTCTCAAACTCGAAATGCTCCAGAACTGGACTGTCTCATCAGGCTTCAGGCTCAAAACATACAACAGAGACACGTTGTCTTCCTAACAG AAAAGAATCTCAAAACGTTCTCGAGTTACGTTGATAATGGCATAGTGGTTGCTGCTGTTGATGACTTTATGTGTAACTTCAAAAATCTCGTTGGGTATCACAACTCTGTTACTGAGCAGAACCACCTTCCTCCCTGCAGTGCTGGCCAAAGACAATCAG ATGCTGTTTTGACATTGTCCCCTTTGGAGCTGGGAGTTGGGATTTCCCAGCACTAA